The following are from one region of the Heterodontus francisci isolate sHetFra1 chromosome 34, sHetFra1.hap1, whole genome shotgun sequence genome:
- the LOC137348786 gene encoding probable G-protein coupled receptor 139, which produces MRSLQMYYLMSMAVTDLLVVIAVVILNRIVDIYFPVSFMFITPVCSLRSTISFAILDCSVWLTVTFTFDRFMAICCQKLKIKYCTKRMAMQVTGTVSTLSCLKNTFRYFIYEPLRIIDNVPWFCSIKPIFYTSPAWVTYDSIHRILTPCLPFILILLLNALTVRHIRVASKGRRRLRAHSNGETQSDPEMEKRRNSIVLLFCISGSFILLYFVLLINFLYVRIANLKYFSGSNFNESNFILQEAGYMLQLLSFCINPFIYAGTQRKFREELKNGVKYSLSLIVKLFKC; this is translated from the coding sequence atgcggtctctccagatgtattacctgatgtccatggcagtgacggatcttCTGGTCGTTATCGCTgttgtgatattaaaccggatcGTTGATATTTATTTCCCAGTCAGTTTCATGTTCATCACACCAGTATGCAGCCTCCGTTCTACCATAAGCTTTGCGATtctggactgttctgtctggttaacggtcactttcacttttgatcgatttatggccatttgttgccagaagctgaaaataaaatattgcaccaaAAGAATGGCGATGCAGGTTACAGGAACCGTGTCTACACTCAGCTGTTTAAAAAATACCTTCCGGTATTTTATATATGAACCTTTGcgtataattgacaatgtaccctgGTTCTGCAGCATAAAACCAATATTTTATACGTCACCTGCATGGGTGACATATGATTCGATTcatcgcattttaaccccttgtctcccattcattctgattttactgctcaatgctctgactgtcagacacattcgagTGGCCAGTAAAggccgcaggagactccgggctcacagcaatggggagactcagagtgacccagagatggagaagcggagaaactccattgttttactcttctgcatctcaggcagtttcatcctgttatattttGTACTTCTTATAAATTTCCTTTATGTCCGAATCGCAAACCTTAAGTATTTCTCTGGTTCCAATTTCAATGAATCAAATTTTATTCTCCAGGAAGCCGGAtatatgcttcagcttttgagttTCTGCATCAATCcgtttatttatgcagggacccagagaaaattcagagaggagttaaagaatggagtgaaatattcactaagtctaattgttaaattgtttaaGTGTTGA